Proteins encoded within one genomic window of Cryptosporangium minutisporangium:
- a CDS encoding MBL fold metallo-hydrolase, translating to MRFQKFGHACVLVEDADARVLIDPGVFSPEWEKLRDLTAVLVTHQHPDHLDLDRLPALLDANPDVVVHTDQGSAAVLAEKGIRAEGIAAGAEVTNRGLSIEAIGADHAVIHPDLPGIPNVGYLLGGRFFHPGDALTVPDRPVEILGAPTAAPWLKLWEAVDYLRAVAPRIAIPIHEKAAAFPAMYYQNMTKLAPQSTAVEIIDDGEPREY from the coding sequence ATGCGGTTCCAGAAGTTCGGCCATGCCTGCGTACTCGTCGAGGACGCGGACGCGCGCGTCCTCATCGACCCGGGTGTTTTCTCCCCGGAGTGGGAGAAGCTGCGTGACCTGACCGCCGTTCTCGTCACCCACCAGCACCCCGACCACCTCGACCTCGATCGGCTACCCGCCCTGCTCGACGCCAACCCGGACGTCGTCGTCCACACCGATCAGGGCAGCGCCGCCGTGCTGGCCGAGAAGGGCATCCGAGCGGAAGGGATCGCCGCCGGCGCGGAGGTCACCAACCGGGGCCTGAGCATCGAGGCGATCGGGGCCGACCACGCGGTGATCCACCCGGATCTTCCGGGCATCCCCAACGTCGGTTACCTGCTCGGCGGTCGTTTCTTCCACCCAGGTGACGCGCTCACCGTGCCGGACCGGCCGGTCGAGATCCTGGGGGCGCCCACCGCGGCGCCCTGGCTGAAGCTCTGGGAGGCGGTGGACTATCTGCGCGCGGTCGCACCCCGGATCGCGATCCCGATCCACGAGAAGGCCGCCGCCTTCCCGGCGATGTACTACCAGAACATGACGAAGCTGGCCCCGCAGAGCACCGCCGTCGAGATCATCGACGACGGCGAGCCGCGGGAGTACTGA
- a CDS encoding TROVE domain-containing protein: protein MSKFNRGAVRPATGSPITSAATASGLTHEGGPGYARDLKSELFLLAVANMVGEDTFYETGAKRDDRYERLVRAATTADPDWTARFLGWLRGPAAMRSASLVGAAAFAAERIQRREAGMTRQVVASVLQRADEPGELLAYWTSRYGRSIPKPVKRGIADAASRLYDERSLLKYDADSRGFRFGDVLELTHPSPRALNSFQPPASTQVPRPRREPVEKNSAWQAALFRHAIDRRHDRPNPLPEELTVLRARAALTALPLDERRAALDPERLRAAGMTWESVAGWLQGPLDAAAWTSLIPTMGYMALLRNLRNFDEAGVPDDVAATVAARLADPAQVAKSRQLPMRFLSAYRAAPSLRWGHALESALASSLANVPALSGRTLVLVDRSGSMFGPLSARSELTRADAAALFGTALAVRAEQATLVEFGTNSRELRLPRGTSVLRMLERFGGLGGTNTADAVRKHYRMHDRVVIVTDEQVWGGYRGADPTSAVPADVPVYTWNLAGYRYGHGPSGADNRHTFGGLSDAAFRMIPLLEAGRNATWPF from the coding sequence ATGTCCAAGTTCAACCGCGGTGCCGTGCGGCCGGCCACCGGTTCGCCGATCACCAGCGCGGCGACCGCGTCCGGGCTCACCCACGAGGGTGGCCCCGGCTACGCGCGGGACCTCAAGTCCGAGCTCTTCCTGCTGGCCGTCGCGAACATGGTCGGTGAGGACACCTTCTACGAGACCGGAGCGAAGCGCGACGACCGGTACGAGCGGCTCGTTCGCGCCGCGACCACCGCCGACCCGGACTGGACCGCCCGGTTCCTCGGTTGGCTCCGTGGCCCGGCTGCGATGCGCTCGGCGTCGCTCGTGGGCGCGGCGGCCTTCGCGGCCGAGCGGATCCAGCGGCGGGAGGCGGGGATGACCCGCCAGGTCGTCGCGTCGGTGCTCCAGCGTGCCGACGAGCCGGGCGAGCTGCTGGCCTACTGGACCTCCCGGTACGGCCGGTCGATCCCGAAGCCGGTGAAGCGCGGCATCGCCGATGCTGCTTCCCGTCTGTACGACGAGCGGTCGCTGCTCAAGTACGACGCGGACAGCCGCGGCTTCCGGTTCGGCGACGTCCTGGAGCTGACCCACCCGTCGCCCCGCGCACTGAACTCTTTTCAGCCTCCGGCATCGACGCAGGTTCCGCGACCGCGGCGGGAGCCGGTCGAAAAGAATTCAGCGTGGCAGGCTGCGCTGTTCCGGCACGCGATCGATCGTCGTCACGACCGGCCGAACCCGCTCCCGGAGGAGCTGACCGTGCTGCGGGCACGGGCGGCGCTGACTGCACTGCCGCTGGACGAGCGGCGCGCGGCGCTCGACCCGGAGCGGCTGCGTGCGGCCGGCATGACGTGGGAGTCGGTCGCCGGCTGGCTGCAGGGTCCGCTGGACGCCGCGGCCTGGACGTCGCTGATTCCGACGATGGGATACATGGCGCTGCTGCGTAACCTGCGGAACTTCGACGAGGCCGGGGTGCCGGACGACGTCGCCGCCACGGTGGCGGCACGGCTGGCGGATCCGGCGCAGGTCGCGAAGTCCCGGCAGCTGCCGATGCGATTCCTCTCCGCGTACCGGGCCGCGCCGTCGCTGCGGTGGGGCCACGCCCTGGAGAGCGCGCTGGCGTCCAGCCTCGCGAACGTGCCGGCGCTGTCCGGCCGGACGTTGGTCCTAGTCGACCGGTCCGGGTCGATGTTCGGCCCGCTGTCGGCCCGGTCCGAGCTGACCCGTGCGGACGCGGCGGCGCTGTTCGGAACCGCGCTCGCGGTCCGGGCGGAGCAGGCGACGCTGGTGGAGTTCGGCACCAACTCGCGGGAGCTGCGGCTGCCGCGCGGCACGTCGGTACTCCGGATGCTCGAGCGGTTCGGCGGGTTGGGCGGCACGAACACGGCGGACGCCGTGCGGAAGCACTACCGGATGCACGATCGGGTCGTGATCGTGACCGACGAGCAGGTGTGGGGCGGGTATCGCGGTGCGGATCCGACCAGCGCGGTGCCGGCGGACGTGCCGGTCTACACCTGGAACCTCGCCGGTTACCGGTACGGACACGGCCCGTCCGGCGCGGACAACCGGCACACGTTCGGTGGCCTCTCCGACGCGGCGTTCCGGATGATCCCGCTCCTCGAGGCCGGACGGAACGCCACCTGGCCGTTCTGA
- a CDS encoding hemerythrin domain-containing protein — protein sequence MSVTVCVRHGGAENKGRSDDGDRSDRAVNRERARAWGRELQHVHHTLRQRMDLLRGKIDADAPRDEFALELGLFCIGFCVALNGHHRAEDGELFPRILAEHPDLVPVVEHLRQDHELLSMLLADLESVARTATADELTRHLDGVEAIMDSHFGYEERQLVAVLDAMTTQDVDVGRMFGVD from the coding sequence GTGTCGGTAACGGTCTGCGTTAGGCATGGAGGCGCCGAAAATAAAGGACGCTCGGACGATGGAGACCGCTCCGACCGCGCGGTGAACCGCGAACGTGCACGAGCCTGGGGTCGTGAACTCCAGCATGTGCACCACACCCTCCGGCAGCGAATGGACCTACTCCGCGGGAAGATCGATGCGGATGCACCGCGCGATGAATTCGCGCTCGAACTCGGGCTGTTCTGCATCGGGTTCTGCGTTGCTTTGAACGGCCATCATCGCGCGGAGGACGGTGAGCTGTTCCCGCGCATTCTGGCCGAACATCCCGACCTCGTGCCGGTCGTCGAACACCTGCGCCAGGATCACGAGCTGCTGTCGATGCTCCTCGCTGACCTGGAGAGCGTCGCGAGAACCGCGACGGCCGACGAGCTGACCCGGCACCTCGACGGGGTCGAGGCGATCATGGATTCGCACTTCGGCTACGAAGAGCGTCAACTCGTGGCCGTCCTCGATGCGATGACCACTCAGGACGTCGACGTCGGCCGGATGTTCGGCGTCGATTGA
- a CDS encoding SDR family oxidoreductase: MRIAVAGATGNIGTLTVAGLVRQGHDVVRISRSSGVDLLSGDGLGDVLVGVDAVIDVTNGPATDRDEAVAYFGTTTRNLLAAEQRAGVRHHVLLSIAGLDRVEGNPHYAGKREQERLVSAGPVPWTIVPATQFHDFAAMVASWTESDGVAALPPLLVQPVAPEDVADVLVEIALGAPQGRYPDLAGPEPQDLVDMARRTNEARGRSVRLVPSWSAGFGVEMAGNVMLPGDQARIAPTTFDEWLVGQRGA, from the coding sequence ATGCGGATCGCAGTCGCCGGTGCCACCGGCAACATCGGAACCCTCACCGTCGCCGGGCTCGTACGTCAGGGGCACGACGTGGTGCGGATCAGTCGTTCGAGCGGCGTCGACCTGTTGAGCGGCGACGGCCTGGGCGACGTGCTGGTCGGCGTCGACGCAGTCATCGACGTCACGAACGGTCCGGCGACCGACCGGGACGAGGCCGTCGCGTACTTCGGCACCACCACCCGGAACTTGCTCGCCGCGGAGCAGCGCGCCGGTGTCCGGCACCACGTGCTGCTCTCGATCGCGGGACTCGATCGGGTCGAGGGCAACCCGCACTACGCCGGCAAGCGGGAACAGGAACGACTGGTGAGCGCCGGGCCGGTGCCGTGGACGATCGTGCCGGCGACGCAGTTCCACGACTTCGCGGCGATGGTGGCGAGCTGGACCGAGAGCGACGGGGTGGCGGCGCTCCCGCCGCTGCTCGTGCAGCCGGTCGCGCCCGAGGACGTCGCCGACGTGCTGGTCGAGATCGCGCTGGGTGCGCCGCAGGGGCGGTACCCGGACCTCGCCGGACCCGAGCCGCAGGATCTCGTGGACATGGCGCGGCGGACGAACGAGGCGCGTGGCCGCTCGGTGCGGCTGGTGCCGAGTTGGTCGGCAGGCTTCGGCGTCGAGATGGCCGGCAACGTGATGCTGCCCGGCGACCAGGCGCGGATCGCGCCGACGACGTTCGACGAATGGCTCGTCGGACAGCGCGGAGCCTGA
- a CDS encoding Rrf2 family transcriptional regulator, with protein sequence MKLPVSTEWVLHCATTLAQLEPGATASAAQLVAYYDLPAASLAKHLQALVRAGILSATPGPRGGFRLARPAADITLLDIVEAVDGPSEPYVCREIRQQGRGALPPEDCRNTCILAAKMADAHQAWRHSLGGVSLADVVASLPATAPARTRALLTSDQ encoded by the coding sequence GTGAAGCTTCCGGTGAGCACCGAGTGGGTCCTGCACTGCGCGACGACGTTGGCGCAGCTCGAGCCCGGAGCGACCGCCTCCGCAGCGCAGCTCGTCGCGTACTACGACCTCCCGGCAGCCTCACTCGCAAAGCACCTGCAGGCGCTCGTCCGGGCCGGCATCCTCTCCGCGACCCCCGGGCCGCGTGGTGGCTTCCGGCTGGCCCGTCCGGCCGCCGACATCACGCTGCTCGACATCGTGGAAGCGGTGGACGGCCCGTCGGAGCCCTACGTGTGCCGCGAGATCCGTCAGCAGGGCCGGGGCGCGCTGCCTCCCGAAGACTGCCGGAACACCTGCATCCTCGCCGCGAAGATGGCCGACGCACATCAGGCCTGGCGGCACAGCCTCGGCGGCGTCAGCCTCGCCGACGTCGTCGCCTCACTGCCCGCCACCGCACCGGCCCGTACCCGGGCGCTGCTCACGTCCGACCAGTGA
- a CDS encoding ABC transporter ATP-binding protein codes for MTTSPESAAVEVSDLRRRYRGGFEAVRGVSFTVRPGELVALLGTNGAGKTSTMEVIEGLAEPSGGSVRVLGKDPIRDRTTVRPHVGIMLQSSGMPGDLTVVESLRLWAGTCATPRPVDEALEMVKLADRAATPVKQLSGGEQRRLDLALAILGRPRVLFLDEPTTGLDPESRRATWALLSTLLAEGVSMLLTTHYLEEAERLADRLVILHQGSVVAAGTLADVVAAHPAEIRYRGLRPPALVGNETVRVEGDRVTIRTRSLQGSLTALLAWASASQVELAELAATPATLETAFLALSAERAADAQRDNEQDQLRDEVTVR; via the coding sequence ATGACGACATCACCCGAAAGCGCAGCTGTCGAGGTCTCGGACCTGCGCCGCCGCTACCGCGGCGGGTTCGAGGCGGTCCGCGGCGTCTCGTTCACCGTTCGACCCGGTGAACTGGTCGCACTCCTGGGGACGAACGGCGCAGGCAAGACGTCGACGATGGAGGTGATCGAAGGACTCGCGGAGCCGAGCGGTGGCAGCGTCCGGGTACTGGGCAAGGACCCGATCCGGGACCGCACGACCGTCCGCCCGCACGTCGGGATCATGTTGCAGTCCAGCGGCATGCCCGGAGACCTCACCGTGGTCGAGTCGCTCCGGCTCTGGGCCGGTACCTGCGCCACGCCCCGGCCAGTGGACGAGGCGCTCGAGATGGTCAAGCTGGCCGACCGTGCGGCGACGCCGGTCAAGCAGCTCTCCGGCGGCGAACAGCGACGGCTCGACCTCGCGCTGGCGATCCTCGGGCGCCCCCGGGTGCTGTTCCTCGACGAGCCGACCACCGGGCTGGACCCGGAGAGCCGACGCGCCACCTGGGCGCTGCTCTCGACGCTGCTCGCCGAAGGCGTGTCGATGCTGCTCACGACCCACTACCTGGAGGAGGCCGAGCGTCTCGCCGACCGCCTGGTGATCCTCCATCAAGGCTCGGTGGTCGCGGCCGGCACCCTCGCTGACGTGGTGGCTGCCCACCCGGCGGAGATCCGGTACCGCGGCCTACGACCGCCCGCATTGGTGGGCAACGAGACCGTTCGGGTGGAGGGCGACCGCGTCACGATCCGGACCCGCTCGTTGCAGGGCAGCCTCACCGCACTACTGGCCTGGGCCAGCGCGTCGCAGGTGGAGCTGGCCGAACTGGCGGCGACGCCGGCCACGTTGGAGACGGCCTTCCTGGCGCTGAGCGCCGAACGGGCGGCGGACGCCCAGCGGGACAACGAGCAGGACCAGCTTCGGGACGAGGTGACGGTGCGATGA